The Plodia interpunctella isolate USDA-ARS_2022_Savannah chromosome 22, ilPloInte3.2, whole genome shotgun sequence genome includes the window cacaCTCAATCGTAATTTATCAACAGTTTGACAATGTATATCATTCATTTAGACAGTGTGTGTGTGAATATTCCTAACATAGATTTAGTATTTAAtcatgttaaattaaattgtgacGCTAATAATGGTATAATGTATACGCGCATGTTGTACTAAATAAGCACACCTAACCATATttaaggaataaaataaattattctgttTCACGCAAATACTTACTACCCCCATGGAGCATTAGGTACATGTATAGATCGAAATCGTTTTGGCTCACCGTTAAGTTTCATGTATCCCTTTCGGAATTTACTTTTGTCAtggtatattttctttattcgcATAGCTTCGGACCACATTTCTGAAGGCCGTATACTGAAACGCATGTCTTTGTTAACTTTCATGTCAAGTTGAACATTGTGATCGCCTAAATCCAATACTGAACTCTGTTGTAAACTAGCCAACTGTGCGTTGTTGTTTGCTTTAATTTGAGCCTTATTTAGAAGATCTTgggctttttttttaacttcaatACTCAGTCCTTCATATGaatcatattcaaaattatcattCGAATCAGTTTCAACTGATTTCTTTTCGCGTTTCTTTTTCTGCTGAGTCCTAAGTCCGAGATCTATTCCGACATACTTTTCAACTTCATCCGCCAAAATTGTATTTCCGTTTGTCAAAATATCGTGGATATAATAACGCAGCTCATCGCTATTTTTCACAACAGAATCTATTTCTTGGTATGGTAAATTTGTAGGTAAACCTATGTCTATAATACTCTGAGTTACATATGGGGTAACGGCGACATGGGTTGCTTCAGTGACATACTCTTTTATGTGTACCCCGGGTACCAAAAGTACACTTTTGTTTACTAACGAATGATGAGCAGCATCGATAAAATTAGTTGGTGTTGTCTGAAATAGGACTTTCATTTCGTCTTCGACTTCATTGTCTTCTATGTTATCTGCTAAATCATTGTTAGGTTTATCAATTTCGTGAATTAACTGTCTTAGAAGAAGTATCTCTTCAGGAGAATTCTGGTTCTTGTTGAAATTGTTGTTTGATTGTTCGGGGATCTTTGATTTGTAATGGAACGGAATTGAAACAGGATcctagaaattaaaatatatgtatggtaAGTATTTGCACTGGCACTATATTTGCATACATTGAGATAGTCTCAGCCCGAATGTCACATATAGCTCATAATCACGTAGTCTTAATGACGTATAcagcttttaattaaatgtcataattttttattaatcttaagatacttagttaaaaaatatgattataagCTATATGCGACATTAAAACTACGTTATTATGAGCCAATGCGACACCGAAGTTAAGATTGTTTAacttccatcttgacctgacctgAAATTGAAGACCCCTACAGTGTGTCGTATAGATATCATAAACCTGCCTCTTTTACTACATCGTTTATCCAAGACGTGTAGTAGGACAGTTTGGTGAATACTGTCGGCGAAGGCGATGTTCCGCAAGTTTGCGGGCCGAAGTTGACGAGGCCTACCAGGCTTCCTAACACTATAGCTGGACTTCCCATGTCACCCTGAAACCAATTGACAATTCAAGATAAGGAAAGTGTTTAGAACCCTACATCGAATATGCCCGTTTagtcttttttgttttagtaataAGTTGTTGCTTCACGAAGTTTTTGCTCCTGTGGACTTGTCAGGAAaaatcgggataaaaattaagcATACTTTTTCACTCGGGAGATTGAAGACAGCGTAACagccaaaaataaatttggaaatCGGCTGAGTACTTTTGAAGGTTGTACCTTACCACAGACTCTCAGAACAGAGAAGAGTCGAATCTTTGTAATAGTGTACCTATTACTTACGTAGGTTCTGTTTCGTACTATAACGTTATTACAAAGAAATGTACTATCAGAAGTTGTCGAAACACCTACTTACATTACATGCCCCATTTCCTTTGTAGACTAATCCAGCACAGAAGTGCTTCGCGTCCATAAGGCGGCTGTTGAAAACAAttgttgatataaatttatatatatttcaaccTTTTTTACGTCTTTTTCACTCATCACTTTTACACTCCATCCGAAAAAGAATTTTTATGGTATAGTGGAGAAACCGGAGCAATGCAGACATTTTGAGAGAgcgataacaatttttttgaaagcCCCAATGTCGAAACTATTAGGGAACACCGCTGAGGGAAGTTTATATCTATAGTACTTTAATATCATTTCCAAAaactatgaataaatttaaatacatacgtTGTGTAGACATTCATGCACATATCCAAAGAATTCATGTCGAGGAAGGCTGACGACAGCTTATAAGGAGTTAAAGTGTCGttctgaaatgaaaattagatATTGATTGCTTCTAGCGAGAATTGACGGTCGAAGGAAGTCGAAAACACCCAGGTATGAATCAAACTCGTTACTCATCAGTTTGTAAGTATATCTACCAATCTGTCGTGATAGTCATCACAGACTAACTACGGAAAACTTAGTGAGGTATACTGAGTTACCTCATACACTCTTGATATGCCTATGTACAGTTGGCTAttgagtttatattatttatgtttatgtatgtatatattagttattattttatttactgcgcCAAAGCCTctacattgttattttctatCACCCATGACTGAAGAGATCGGGGGAATATCAGAATCAAGCATAGATCAATGACCAAGCTTGTATGGTAACTCTCCTGGCAACCTAGAACTTAAGATAGTGTGTGTGTGCGACCACTTGCCACTAggtggcggtaggtagtcattaaagtcacgtcagatgccattagatgacttgaataaatactgataccagtgttagtGTTAAAAAGAAACGAGGAAGGAATTgcagaagaaaaataatatgaattagcAAGGACATGCTAGAGATTTTCTTACCGGATCAATTCTCCAACCCAAAACGAACACGCCTTTATTGGCGAAATTCTTCGGCAAGTGGCCTGGTAAGCTGCCAATGCGGATCTTCTTGATTATAGGCCTCATCTCCGAATTAAACACGTTCTTCACCTTGACGATCGCTAAGTTGTTGTCCATGGAAACTGAGTCGAACCGTGGGTGAAAGACCACTGCTTCAGCTGGGAGAAGTTCGCCACCAGATGTCGCGAATTCACTGCCGATTCGGATTTGAATTGGACTTTCGGCTGCCGTGTACACGGTACttctgaataaaaattgtaggaattaaaaatagatgaaAAATATCGAAAGCAAATCAAAGTTACGGGATATCATGATGAAAATGGACTCGAATGGGACTGTAGTTTCAAAGCTCTTGAGTTTCTTTTTATCTAAGCCAGGTATAAATTTAAGACAACATTTATGATAgttaaaacaacaatatacttagttaaataAACTGCATGAGTTATTTCAAGGTATGAATGGTATATAGACATTAGTATAGTACAAAAAATgaggtcctattctaaggcggtaGAAAATCTTACGGTAGTAAACAAGACGCGGCGGTGATGACGAAGTTTCTGTTGATGATGCAGCCAGTCCCCTTGAACTTGCCCAGTACGTGAATGCTGACAATGAAGGGGTACCGCCTGATACCCACCCTCTTACCCCCGTACAGCCTTCGGCCACTATTCTCAAGTTCTGCATCAGgctctgaaataaattaatatgtataaataaataaatgtatggacaaatcacacagattgaattgGCCCCAAAGCAAGCtggagacttgtgttatgggatactaactcaacgacactatatttaaaacatatacataataagatagataaacatccaagacccaatcCCATCAATCTGCAAAAGTTCATTTgccatcttgacccgaccggagatcgaacccaggGCCCACAGTGTAGTAATCCAGCATATTACGAACGtcaggccacggaggtcgtcaatattttAATCCTCGTGAGAAGTTGATCAGACGATACTCTATTTACCTGATATTAACTGCTGAAATGCTAATGTTCGAATGATTACTTTGATTTACAAATCTAGGTGCTTAATGGATTTTGGTAAAGGTTACACACACAGGTGCAAAATAATCTTGAATTCCACACGAAATGTGGTGATCGTGATTTGTGCATTGGTTAGGTTTTGAGCTTCATAATTCTCAATTAGCTGAAACGACAGTTTTCAAATCTTACCCCATATATCTAAATCGTCGTCGTCCATTTTTCTTCTATTCGTGTCTTTATCTTGACCGTCAATATTTGTGTCTACATCACCAACCTCCGTTACGTTCTGGCTGTTTATGGCATTTAAAACTTCCGAGAAAAAATCACTTGAAACAtaagtatttgtattattttttactgtctGATTATTTCGATTTTCTTTTTCCATATCAATAATAGCTGATGTTACATATTCGTATAGTTTTTCAGGTACTACGATACTTTCTGCTCTAGCAATATATTGCATTTCCGAATGCACTTTCCACTTATAATGCACAATGTTATTTAGGTTATTTTGCATAACTACTAAGAGTCGCATTTTAGGTTTCCGAGATACCGGCACTTCtatgtgtaataaattaacaacctcgtttaaactattttgcacgattgtttttgttttgttgtaatCTATTTTAACGCTAACTTTTCTTATATCAAAGCTAAATGTGCTCACAAAGagtatatttacaattaatatttttgctttagacattatattcataatgaaaataaaaatcttcaaaatagtaatttatgttCCTGTATTATAGCAACATGATAccaaaaagtaatattttcatacaactaaatcatatttttctacattttagtatattttttcaattatttatagatattaaattagCACTTCAAGTCAACAGATacagttatatttatactttacgcaatttttcacaaaaaatatcaaaatcacgctagctttgaataaaatttttctaTAACGTTACTTCGAATGTAATAAACTAATCttttacgatatttttatttctttggaTACAATTGGTAATACATTTCTATTATACTGTTCAACTATGATTTCTTTTAGTATTCTGTACTGTTATTAAcatattaacataaattttcagaataatgtactcaacaaaattataaatctatttagTAATGCACATAACCATAGTATTTCTATTAGTTATCATTTCTCTGTGCGATATAGTCCATAATGCAACTGCCTCAACAGAACAAGTGACTCCATTTGTAAACAAACGAATAAAACAATAcgttaataacatttttaataatttaaaaatcgaagaaggctataaacattattacaaaattaaaattttgctcaACATTTATAACAGCTTAAATAACGCAATCGAATATAATTGGAAAGTTTATtcagatataaaaaaacgtGTCGCTTtaggtaataatattacaaataatgtaatttacagATTATTAGAGGAAGCATTGTATAAGGATCATGAAAATAATCATACAACCACAGAAACagttaaaattgaaacaaaaattaacagAACCAAGGAAAAGAAGAAACAAGttaataacataacaataataaaccaACCACCTGATGCAGATTTGTGGGATAATGACATTTTGGataaattttttgataaaataaataagctaaCTGTCGATGACTTGATTGGTGAACCAAATAGAActtttcttcaaataaataagaatactGGGTACAAACTGCCAAAGAGGTTAAATATGGACCTAAAATATTGGGGTATGTTTATGTaaggtatatttaatatttttttgaaaataaaataaaacacaataaaaaagagacattaaaaaatatttcgaaatttagGAAAGCTTTTCTTAAAtaaggtacctatttaaaccgattttttaaattgctgcGAAGAAAACCCAGGAGTTACCCAAACAAGtattctttctctttctttattttcgagtgtgttattactaacactggtatcagattttattcaagtcgcctaaagacatctgacacgactttctaattataaagtattctttctaataaaatttaagatatGGAATCTCCAGATACAGAAATACAAGATTTTGTATTGTGCTATTTTGCGTCGcacaataaaaattctaaaaattctAGATCCCAAAGAATACAGCGAGAGTTTCATGAGCAGGAGAAGGATCAACGCGAGAGACCTGTCGGAACGGTTCCCGTTCGTGGTCAGCATCCAGGTCAAGGGCAAGCTGGTGTGCACCGGCTCCATCATCAGCAAGGATGCTGTGGTCACTGCCGCGTCTTGTATACCTAAGTTGGTCCActattgtctttttatttgCTTCTAGTATCcaaggcgtgtggttccgcacTATAATAGGACTACTATCGTCCAACGGAATATTCCGCTACAGTTTCGACATAAAAATCTAGTTTCGGTAATAGTTATTCATCGAGATATGCCTTCGGCACCTAATGTAGGATGTATTTCGATGGGTTTTGTCAATAATTCAGACAAAACATGCAATCTATTGACTCTATAGATCACAGAGTTATCTgatgcaaacaaaaaaatctttgttttaatattgttgtaatCGAAGGGTTCGCTTTCTCGAGATTTTCGTGGTCGGACACTATTTGATTCTGCTGGTGAGTAGGTACttgaatttcataaataacgaaaaaatattcttattgtaATAGAAATATGGCCCATCGCATGCCGAACAAGATCTCAGTACGGATCGGAACAGAGTTTGCGGAGCAGTACGGCAAACGGTTACCAGCGATGCATGTGGAGTTCCACCCACGTTACGAGTCTCACACGCTGAGGAACAACTTGGCCATCATCAGACTGAAGCTGGGGAATCATGGGAGGAACAGGAAGATCAGGTTGGATGAGGGAGACAGCCCGTTGCGCAGTGTACAGATTTTGGGTTACGGCGCTGGATCTGTGAGTATCGAAACCAGGATATGTCCTGGAATACGGTGTCTGATGTTGACTCCACGCTATCGTCGTACTCACTCAACATTACGTGATTTGTATCAGCGTTTTTACTTAACGCAATAAAGAAACTAGCAATGTATGCTTGCTctgcgatagtgtggagccagcAATAGCTATCCTCCTCTCTCTTTCATTCTTGCAAAAATCCCCTTTTATCAGTAGTTCAATAAGTGATACAAGGCGTAAAAGTTTATTCCTAAGTACAGAGGGGTTAGTGCAGGTTTGcgtttcacttctcaccattacgaatcgattcgaagtgagacgcagcgaatcaatcacattgcagtgtggttgtcgttgcgtcataatggcgcaatgtgattggttcgcggCGTCTCACTtagaatcgattcgatggtgagaagtgaaaatgcaATCCCGCATTTCGCCCACAGATCGATTTTCGAAAGCTGACCGCAAATTGAACtcgaagaaaaaaatacttaagacaaaataatatttgttaacaCCAATGACGGCGCTCCTGTTATCACGCTTACCGTCCGCGGCTCACCCCGCACCTCCAGAGAGATCTAAAAAAATCCATCTGCGCAGTGGTCATCTCTCATAaatcgtacagtcaacagcacatcaagttaccctacatGAACATCTATGGCGCAGTAATATCAGCGAGTTTGCGATGAATTGCTGTAGGTTGACGTGATGTTGACTGTCCTATACTTAttctttcatttaatattgttgATGAAAATTTTAGGAATACCACTTGGCATACAAGCGGTTAGAGACGGCATCCGTGGCCGTGGTGCCCTTGCAAGAAtgcaaaaatgttttcttaagGTAAGCTTTGTTACTTAgagaaagaaataatgaatgaaaattattcaCAGCGGAATGCTGGTCCGTCCTTGTTTATGTGCACGCGTACGCAATGCCGAACAATAAAAGCGCACAGTTACGCGTTACATCTATCCCACTAACagaataaatgctaaagtctGA containing:
- the LOC128679582 gene encoding uncharacterized protein LOC128679582 isoform X1 produces the protein MNIMSKAKILIVNILFVSTFSFDIRKVSVKIDYNKTKTIVQNSLNEVVNLLHIEVPVSRKPKMRLLVVMQNNLNNIVHYKWKVHSEMQYIARAESIVVPEKLYEYVTSAIIDMEKENRNNQTVKNNTNTYVSSDFFSEVLNAINSQNVTEVGDVDTNIDGQDKDTNRRKMDDDDLDIWEPDAELENSGRRLYGGKRVGIRRYPFIVSIHVLGKFKGTGCIINRNFVITAASCLLPSTVYTAAESPIQIRIGSEFATSGGELLPAEAVVFHPRFDSVSMDNNLAIVKVKNVFNSEMRPIIKKIRIGSLPGHLPKNFANKGVFVLGWRIDPNDTLTPYKLSSAFLDMNSLDMCMNVYTTRLMDAKHFCAGLVYKGNGACNGDMGSPAIVLGSLVGLVNFGPQTCGTSPSPTVFTKLSYYTSWINDVVKEDPVSIPFHYKSKIPEQSNNNFNKNQNSPEEILLLRQLIHEIDKPNNDLADNIEDNEVEDEMKVLFQTTPTNFIDAAHHSLVNKSVLLVPGVHIKEYVTEATHVAVTPYVTQSIIDIGLPTNLPYQEIDSVVKNSDELRYYIHDILTNGNTILADEVEKYVGIDLGLRTQQKKKREKKSVETDSNDNFEYDSYEGLSIEVKKKAQDLLNKAQIKANNNAQLASLQQSSVLDLGDHNVQLDMKVNKDMRFSIRPSEMWSEAMRIKKIYHDKSKFRKGYMKLNGEPKRFRSIHVPNAPWG
- the LOC128679582 gene encoding trypsin-like isoform X3 → MNIMSKAKILIVNILFVSTFSFDIRKVSVKIDYNKTKTIVQNSLNEVVNLLHIEVPVSRKPKMRLLVVMQNNLNNIVHYKWKVHSEMQYIARAESIVVPEKLYEYVTSAIIDMEKENRNNQTVKNNTNTYVSSDFFSEVLNAINSQNVTEVGDVDTNIDGQDKDTNRRKMDDDDLDIWEPDAELENSGRRLYGGKRVGIRRYPFIVSIHVLGKFKGTGCIINRNFVITAASCLLPSTVYTAAESPIQIRIGSEFATSGGELLPAEAVVFHPRFDSVSMDNNLAIVKVKNVFNSEMRPIIKKIRIGSLPGHLPKNFANKGVFVLGWRIDPNDTLTPYKLSSAFLDMNSLDMCMNVYTTRLMDAKHFCAGLVYKGNGACNGDMGSPAIVLGSLVGLVNFGPQTCGTSPSPTVFTKLSYYTSWINDVVKEAGL
- the LOC128679582 gene encoding uncharacterized protein LOC128679582 isoform X2, giving the protein MNIMSKAKILIVNILFVSTFSFDIRKVSVKIDYNKTKTIVQNSLNEVVNLLHIEVPVSRKPKMRLLVVMQNNLNNIVHYKWKVHSEMQYIARAESIVVPEKLYEYVTSAIIDMEKENRNNQTVKNNTNTYVSSDFFSEVLNAINSQNVTEVGDVDTNIDGQDKDTNRRKMDDDDLDIWEPDAELENSGRRLYGGKRVGIRRYPFIVSIHVLGKFKGTGCIINRNFVITAASCLLPTVYTAAESPIQIRIGSEFATSGGELLPAEAVVFHPRFDSVSMDNNLAIVKVKNVFNSEMRPIIKKIRIGSLPGHLPKNFANKGVFVLGWRIDPNDTLTPYKLSSAFLDMNSLDMCMNVYTTRLMDAKHFCAGLVYKGNGACNGDMGSPAIVLGSLVGLVNFGPQTCGTSPSPTVFTKLSYYTSWINDVVKEDPVSIPFHYKSKIPEQSNNNFNKNQNSPEEILLLRQLIHEIDKPNNDLADNIEDNEVEDEMKVLFQTTPTNFIDAAHHSLVNKSVLLVPGVHIKEYVTEATHVAVTPYVTQSIIDIGLPTNLPYQEIDSVVKNSDELRYYIHDILTNGNTILADEVEKYVGIDLGLRTQQKKKREKKSVETDSNDNFEYDSYEGLSIEVKKKAQDLLNKAQIKANNNAQLASLQQSSVLDLGDHNVQLDMKVNKDMRFSIRPSEMWSEAMRIKKIYHDKSKFRKGYMKLNGEPKRFRSIHVPNAPWG